In Streptomyces longhuiensis, the following proteins share a genomic window:
- a CDS encoding TylF/MycF/NovP-related O-methyltransferase: MAWRSAVNGVIKQLTGYQLTRVPVPAPRQAAHASESAPPAQAPKPKPTPKPKGLVLPEDYDDEAKGIIRAVKPYTMTSPERLNAFILATRHIVKHDIPGDIVECGVWRGGSMQACAKALLAQGDTERDLYLFDTYEGMTPPTEQDLRRDGKSAEELLAAQGKDRPIWAVATLDDVKSGFRYVPYPEDRLHFVRGKVEDTVPRQAPEQISILRLDTDWYASTKHELDHLYDRLVPGGVLLIDDYGYWQGSRQAVDEFLEKTGERLLLLRMDEGRIAVKP, from the coding sequence ATGGCATGGCGAAGCGCCGTGAATGGCGTCATCAAGCAGCTCACCGGATACCAGCTGACCCGCGTACCGGTGCCCGCTCCCCGGCAGGCCGCCCACGCGTCCGAGTCGGCGCCACCGGCCCAGGCGCCCAAGCCGAAGCCGACGCCGAAACCCAAGGGCCTGGTCCTCCCCGAGGACTACGACGACGAGGCGAAGGGCATCATCCGCGCGGTCAAGCCGTACACGATGACGTCCCCGGAGCGGCTCAACGCCTTCATCCTCGCCACCCGCCACATCGTCAAGCACGACATCCCCGGCGACATCGTCGAGTGCGGTGTGTGGCGCGGCGGTTCGATGCAGGCCTGTGCCAAGGCCCTCCTCGCGCAGGGCGACACGGAACGCGACCTCTACCTCTTCGACACGTACGAGGGCATGACGCCGCCCACCGAACAGGACCTCAGGCGTGACGGGAAGTCCGCCGAGGAACTGCTCGCCGCCCAGGGCAAGGACCGCCCGATCTGGGCCGTCGCCACCCTCGACGACGTCAAGTCCGGCTTCCGGTACGTGCCTTACCCCGAGGACCGCCTCCACTTCGTGCGGGGCAAGGTCGAGGACACCGTCCCCCGGCAGGCCCCGGAGCAGATCTCGATCCTGCGCCTCGACACCGACTGGTACGCCTCCACCAAGCACGAACTCGACCATCTCTACGACCGGTTGGTGCCCGGCGGCGTCCTCCTCATCGACGACTACGGCTACTGGCAGGGCTCCCGGCAGGCCGTCGACGAGTTCCTGGAGAAGACCGGCGAGCGGCTGCTGCTCCTGCGCATGGACGAGGGGCGCATCGCCGTCAAGCCCTGA
- a CDS encoding methyltransferase domain-containing protein codes for MHQSAYEQMELCVRSYLPRGRRLRVVDLGARVSDGQVRTHKSLLEGYDTEYVGVDVLEGRNVDAVMAKPYRIPVRSNSADFLISGQAFEHIPFFWASMLEIARVLKPEGTAFITAPSRGHVHDAQDCWRYYPDGMRALAAYTRLELREAYTDFPPMKGIRHAYGSIDAKHAYWGDTVGVFRKPAKYPRLTMAFVRSTTRWWANRVGGVDGVPLPAPLAGRERCGRPSTVPRPAGVSNG; via the coding sequence ATGCACCAGTCCGCGTACGAACAGATGGAGCTCTGTGTCCGGAGCTACCTGCCGCGCGGGCGGCGGCTGCGGGTGGTCGATCTCGGGGCGCGGGTGTCGGACGGGCAGGTGCGCACCCACAAGTCGCTCCTTGAGGGGTACGACACCGAGTACGTCGGCGTCGACGTGCTGGAGGGGCGCAACGTGGACGCGGTGATGGCGAAGCCGTACCGCATCCCGGTCCGCTCGAACAGCGCCGACTTCCTCATCTCCGGCCAGGCCTTCGAGCACATCCCGTTCTTCTGGGCGTCGATGCTGGAGATCGCCCGCGTCCTCAAGCCGGAGGGTACGGCGTTCATCACGGCCCCCTCACGCGGCCATGTGCACGACGCGCAGGACTGCTGGCGCTACTACCCGGACGGGATGCGCGCCCTGGCCGCGTACACGCGTCTCGAACTGCGCGAGGCGTACACCGACTTTCCACCGATGAAAGGCATCCGGCACGCCTACGGCAGCATCGACGCCAAGCACGCCTACTGGGGCGACACGGTCGGCGTCTTCCGCAAGCCGGCCAAGTACCCGCGTCTGACCATGGCGTTCGTGCGCTCGACCACGCGCTGGTGGGCCAACCGCGTCGGCGGTGTCGACGGAGTGCCGCTGCCCGCGCCGCTCGCCGGACGGGAGCGGTGCGGCCGCCCGTCGACGGTTCCCAGGCCCGCGGGTGTATCAAATGGTTAG
- a CDS encoding acyltransferase family protein, translating to MTATLLPAPTRSRSAQERAPRLDSLTGMRFVAALAVFVHHTTGLSPGSGLAQAPVLFPYSTMGVNGVGFFFVLSGFLLAWGHRPGTRRGLFYWRRAGRIWPAHLAATIPCIWVFYLWGGVPTDAFSFVTSLLLVQTWFPGVVPMFPGNGVAWTLSVEVFFYLLFPWVIGPALRLRTRTLALLAASGLAAMWAVNWWAAAHLSPFAREWVMRHPVTRLPEFAAGLVCAIALRRGHRIALRPAVLLASFAAYTAVYCHRTDWFAPGAVGQLEWTVRPFVAVFSALLIVAYARRELSGRRGALCSRPMVLLGAWSYAFYLLHQTLNRYVQDTWGRMRPDNSAVFALCGLAVAVVALSWALFTYVEEPARKWWSRHTPRRLAR from the coding sequence GTGACAGCCACCCTTCTCCCCGCGCCCACCCGCTCCCGCAGCGCGCAGGAGCGGGCGCCGCGGCTCGATTCGCTGACCGGGATGCGCTTCGTGGCGGCGCTCGCCGTCTTCGTGCACCACACCACCGGGCTCTCCCCGGGCAGCGGCCTGGCCCAGGCGCCGGTCCTCTTCCCGTACTCGACGATGGGCGTCAACGGCGTCGGGTTCTTCTTCGTGCTGTCCGGGTTCCTGCTGGCCTGGGGGCACCGCCCCGGCACGCGTCGCGGTCTCTTCTACTGGCGTCGCGCCGGCCGCATCTGGCCCGCGCATCTCGCCGCCACGATCCCGTGCATCTGGGTGTTCTACCTCTGGGGCGGCGTACCCACGGACGCGTTCAGCTTCGTCACGTCGCTGCTGCTCGTGCAGACCTGGTTCCCCGGCGTCGTACCGATGTTCCCGGGCAACGGTGTCGCCTGGACGCTCAGCGTCGAAGTGTTCTTCTACCTCCTGTTCCCCTGGGTGATCGGCCCCGCCCTGCGCCTGCGCACCCGCACCCTCGCGCTCCTCGCGGCGTCCGGTCTCGCCGCCATGTGGGCCGTCAACTGGTGGGCCGCCGCACACCTTTCGCCCTTCGCCCGCGAATGGGTCATGCGCCACCCGGTGACGCGCCTGCCCGAGTTCGCGGCCGGCCTCGTCTGTGCGATCGCCCTGCGCCGCGGCCACCGGATCGCCCTGCGCCCGGCCGTACTGCTCGCCTCCTTCGCCGCGTACACGGCCGTGTACTGCCACCGGACCGACTGGTTCGCGCCAGGCGCGGTGGGTCAACTGGAGTGGACGGTCCGGCCGTTCGTCGCCGTGTTCTCGGCGCTCCTCATCGTCGCGTACGCCCGGCGCGAGCTGTCCGGGCGCCGCGGAGCGCTCTGTTCGCGCCCCATGGTGCTGCTCGGCGCGTGGTCGTACGCGTTCTATCTCCTGCACCAGACGCTGAACCGGTACGTGCAGGACACCTGGGGCCGGATGCGGCCCGACAACTCCGCCGTGTTCGCGCTGTGCGGACTCGCCGTCGCGGTGGTCGCGCTGTCCTGGGCGCTGTTCACGTACGTCGAGGAACCGGCCAGAAAGTGGTGGTCCCGGCACACGCCGCGCCGCCTCGCACGGTGA
- a CDS encoding glycosyltransferase family 39 protein — protein sequence MRISSDGPRGRTPRALPAAAPTVTAVLLPGVVMLCLGLWGLDRGTIWRDEAATILVATRSLSQIHHLLGNIDVVHGLYYVLIHFVLGGQTDAYLMRLPSVLGATAAACLVAALGIRLARPRVGLWAGLLYAASPFTGYYAQEGRSYAIVAAGAAAATLMFVHCVRHPSWPAWAGYAALVTVTAWLHEFAVLVLAAHAVTLLVSRAAPVLWRGWAAAAVAAVLLVLPLAGEAREQSFQVAWIRRPGWADAEALLRLAAGHPDAVFNTTLLLAAAAVFAPSVRRGTCGLAAVALPLAVVPPALLLTVSQWQPLYAPRYTFFAFAGLTLLAAGGVDTVLRRLPERVRPPAYVQVTAGAALVALAFWAQFPAQLRERSPESRRDDFGAVARMAERDLRPGDALLYLPKTGRRLTETYPRAVAGVRDVALKSTGARSGTLYGVDASPAELRARMACLSRVWVLFDAEAGRPGWRTRNPVELTKLALLERDFTPLAESRRRSGLLRLYERVGGPAPTCAAGAGPAAATVTPTEPTPEFR from the coding sequence GTGCGCATCTCTTCGGACGGTCCGCGCGGCCGCACCCCCAGGGCCCTTCCCGCAGCCGCACCCACCGTGACCGCGGTCCTGCTGCCGGGCGTGGTGATGCTGTGCCTCGGACTCTGGGGGCTCGACCGCGGCACGATCTGGCGCGACGAGGCCGCGACGATACTCGTCGCCACCCGCTCCCTGTCCCAGATCCACCATCTCCTCGGCAACATCGACGTGGTGCACGGCCTCTACTACGTGCTGATCCACTTCGTGCTCGGCGGGCAGACGGACGCCTACCTGATGCGGCTGCCGTCCGTGCTCGGCGCGACCGCGGCGGCCTGCCTCGTCGCCGCGCTCGGCATCCGGCTCGCCCGGCCCCGCGTCGGCCTGTGGGCCGGACTCCTGTACGCCGCCTCGCCGTTCACCGGCTACTACGCGCAGGAGGGCCGCTCGTACGCGATCGTCGCGGCGGGCGCGGCCGCGGCGACGCTCATGTTCGTCCACTGCGTACGGCATCCGTCGTGGCCCGCGTGGGCCGGGTACGCCGCGCTCGTGACGGTGACCGCGTGGCTCCACGAGTTCGCGGTCCTCGTCCTCGCCGCGCACGCCGTCACCCTCCTCGTCTCGCGCGCGGCCCCCGTGCTGTGGCGGGGCTGGGCGGCCGCCGCCGTTGCCGCCGTCCTGCTGGTGCTGCCGCTCGCCGGCGAGGCGCGGGAGCAGAGCTTCCAGGTGGCGTGGATCCGCAGGCCGGGCTGGGCGGACGCCGAGGCGCTGCTGCGGCTCGCCGCCGGGCACCCCGACGCCGTCTTCAACACCACGCTCCTGCTCGCCGCTGCCGCCGTGTTCGCCCCCTCGGTCCGCCGCGGGACGTGCGGGCTCGCCGCGGTCGCGCTGCCGCTGGCCGTGGTGCCGCCCGCGCTGCTGCTCACCGTGTCGCAGTGGCAGCCGCTGTACGCGCCGCGCTACACGTTCTTCGCGTTCGCCGGGCTGACCCTGCTGGCGGCGGGCGGCGTGGACACGGTCCTGCGGCGCCTGCCGGAACGGGTGCGGCCCCCCGCGTACGTCCAGGTGACCGCCGGGGCCGCCCTGGTCGCGCTGGCGTTCTGGGCGCAGTTCCCGGCGCAGCTGCGCGAGCGGTCGCCCGAGAGCCGCAGGGACGACTTTGGGGCGGTCGCGCGGATGGCGGAGCGGGATCTGCGGCCCGGCGACGCGCTGCTCTACCTGCCGAAGACCGGCCGACGCCTCACGGAGACGTATCCGCGCGCGGTGGCGGGCGTGCGCGACGTGGCGCTGAAGTCGACGGGCGCCCGCTCCGGAACCCTGTACGGCGTGGACGCGAGCCCCGCCGAACTCCGCGCCCGGATGGCGTGCCTGAGCCGCGTCTGGGTCCTCTTCGACGCGGAGGCGGGCCGCCCCGGCTGGCGCACCCGCAATCCCGTCGAGCTCACCAAACTCGCGCTCCTGGAACGGGACTTCACGCCCCTCGCCGAATCGAGACGCCGCAGCGGGCTGCTGCGCCTGTACGAGCGTGTGGGCGGCCCCGCGCCCACGTGCGCGGCCGGCGCGGGGCCTGCCGCGGCGACCGTCACCCCCACCGAGCCGACGCCGGAGTTTCGATGA
- a CDS encoding organic hydroperoxide resistance protein, with product MEAIYTAVATATHGRDGRAVSSDGRLDLQLAIPTEMGGNGQGTNPEQLFAAGYSACFASALGLVGRAAKVDVSDAAVTAEVGIGKQGEGFGLAVTLRVELPETVDAETGRKLVEQAHQVCPYSNATRGNIDVELVVE from the coding sequence ATGGAAGCGATCTACACCGCCGTAGCCACCGCCACCCACGGCCGTGACGGCCGCGCCGTCAGCTCCGACGGCCGCCTCGACCTCCAGCTGGCCATCCCCACGGAGATGGGCGGCAACGGCCAGGGCACCAACCCCGAGCAGCTCTTCGCCGCCGGGTACTCCGCCTGCTTCGCCAGCGCGCTCGGCCTGGTCGGCCGCGCCGCCAAGGTCGACGTCAGTGACGCCGCGGTGACCGCCGAGGTCGGCATCGGCAAGCAGGGCGAGGGCTTCGGCCTCGCGGTGACGCTGCGCGTGGAGCTGCCGGAGACGGTCGACGCCGAGACCGGCCGCAAGCTGGTCGAGCAGGCCCACCAGGTCTGCCCGTACTCGAACGCGACTCGCGGCAACATCGACGTCGAGCTCGTCGTCGAGTAG
- a CDS encoding MarR family winged helix-turn-helix transcriptional regulator — protein MTTETTETPETPGDEEFLRLDRQICFSLNAASRAFGGVYRTLLKDLGLTYPQYLVMLVLWEDGELPVKRLGERLRLDSGTLSPLLKRLEAAGLVQRERSARDERSVNVRPTGAGTALRERAALVPRRIAAATGFDLAEIEDMRARLDRLTTALDGAALDA, from the coding sequence ATGACCACCGAGACGACCGAGACGCCCGAGACGCCCGGCGACGAGGAATTCCTGCGGCTCGACCGGCAGATCTGCTTCTCCCTGAACGCCGCGTCGCGCGCGTTCGGCGGCGTCTACCGCACGCTCCTCAAGGACCTGGGCCTGACCTACCCCCAGTACCTGGTCATGCTGGTGCTCTGGGAGGACGGCGAGCTGCCCGTGAAGCGACTCGGGGAGCGGCTGCGGCTCGACTCGGGCACGCTGTCCCCGCTGCTCAAGCGGCTGGAGGCGGCCGGCCTCGTCCAGCGGGAGCGCAGCGCGCGCGACGAGCGCTCGGTGAACGTCCGGCCGACCGGCGCGGGAACCGCGCTGCGGGAGCGCGCGGCGCTGGTGCCGCGCCGGATCGCGGCGGCCACCGGGTTCGACCTGGCGGAGATCGAGGACATGCGCGCCCGCCTCGACCGCCTGACGACGGCACTGGACGGGGCGGCGCTCGACGCGTGA
- a CDS encoding glycosyltransferase family 87 protein translates to MTLDTQPPTAAAPVHATWVRPGPLTRRALPLTWLATRAGMLALLVMDGRAPLGVGGVAHEVHTLYAHWYAVLAGGAFPAGDPLWQYPPGAGPVLLAPGLTPGLTYFQAFVALTLATDALVTLALARTGARPRRSTGGAWLWVAGLPLLLHIPLARYDVEVTALAVFALLLMGRFPRTGGVLATCGALVKVWPALALLGTPRGRTSREAWTAALTSGAAILLVLAVAFRSPFSFLRQQGERGVQIESLGGTVLSFARRAGWSGHIRYRFGAMEYVGPHVGVVAAASLVLTALAAVLLLSWRLRAVNWSPATPFDAALCAVLLFTVTSRVLSPQYLIWLLGLAAVCLTSRHTTQRPVALLIVAAAGLSALAYPVLYRDVEAATWTGSLLMLARNGLLLTGAVLSFRSLWRGTKA, encoded by the coding sequence GTGACGCTCGACACTCAGCCACCCACCGCCGCAGCGCCCGTCCACGCGACCTGGGTCCGCCCCGGCCCCCTCACGCGGAGGGCGCTTCCCCTCACCTGGCTGGCCACCCGCGCCGGGATGCTCGCCCTGCTCGTCATGGACGGGCGCGCCCCGCTCGGCGTCGGAGGCGTCGCGCACGAGGTGCACACGCTGTACGCCCACTGGTACGCCGTCCTCGCCGGCGGCGCCTTCCCCGCCGGCGACCCGCTGTGGCAGTACCCGCCGGGCGCGGGCCCCGTCCTCCTGGCGCCCGGCCTGACCCCCGGCCTCACCTACTTCCAGGCCTTCGTCGCGCTCACCCTCGCCACGGACGCCCTGGTCACGCTCGCCCTCGCCCGGACCGGCGCGCGGCCGCGGCGCAGCACGGGAGGCGCCTGGCTGTGGGTGGCCGGGCTGCCGCTCCTGCTCCACATCCCGCTGGCCCGCTACGACGTCGAGGTCACCGCGCTCGCCGTGTTCGCGCTGCTGCTCATGGGGCGGTTCCCGCGCACGGGCGGCGTCCTCGCGACGTGCGGCGCGCTGGTGAAGGTGTGGCCCGCGCTCGCCCTGCTCGGCACACCCCGGGGACGTACGAGCCGGGAGGCGTGGACGGCGGCGCTCACCTCCGGCGCCGCGATCCTGCTGGTCCTCGCGGTCGCGTTCCGCTCGCCGTTCTCGTTCCTGCGCCAGCAGGGCGAGCGGGGCGTGCAGATCGAATCGCTCGGCGGCACGGTGCTGTCCTTCGCGCGCCGGGCGGGCTGGTCGGGGCACATCCGCTACCGGTTCGGGGCGATGGAGTACGTCGGCCCGCACGTCGGCGTGGTGGCCGCGGCCTCCCTGGTGCTCACCGCCCTCGCGGCGGTGCTGCTGCTGTCCTGGCGGCTGCGGGCGGTGAACTGGAGCCCCGCGACGCCGTTCGACGCCGCGCTCTGCGCCGTCCTGCTCTTCACCGTCACCAGCCGCGTGCTCAGCCCGCAGTACCTGATCTGGCTGCTCGGGCTCGCCGCGGTCTGCCTCACCTCGCGCCACACCACCCAGCGCCCCGTCGCCCTGCTCATCGTGGCGGCGGCCGGCCTGAGCGCGCTCGCCTACCCGGTCCTGTACCGCGACGTCGAGGCGGCCACATGGACGGGCTCGCTGCTGATGCTGGCGCGCAACGGCCTGCTCCTCACAGGAGCCGTCCTCTCGTTCCGCTCCCTCTGGAGGGGAACCAAGGCGTAG
- a CDS encoding glycosyltransferase family 2 protein has protein sequence MQSQPQQPSQQRSQVSVVLIGYNDAARVTDAVRSALSQGPAVREVIAVDDCSTDGSGELLRHLADDEPRLKVLRRATNSGGCGTPRNDGIDNASAPYVMFLDSDDVLPPGAVDALLGAALTHGTEVAAGLCVRRELPSGRDIPWQPELYAEATVIPHPERRPRLVHDTLCVNKLYRTDFLRERGIRFPDGHFVYEDFVFTARVLAAGPRIALVPDTVYVWNVRRDADRLSLSLDRAGLDNWTARIEAHRQSVDILLTASHKRLARAARTRFLDHSLRMYARELDLRSPEYRAEWWDRTRAYLATFDTADIDAAPAPGRVIARVILASDHPRDLSRLKEFAARPARLRPPYARASDGTPIWSDDLPQVTLEHLLERPMGLLPIAIEAELRPRARGSRLRLRLHELYGRVAEAGPATVDIEVIDRLRRRPARRRTVTFVPGPDAGTWEAEASLDLSALATGTWDLRLHVNFADGTSRDAGAHAATGPGLLRRTALPSLRHGMLLAHPYATHSGALAVRLAPGVRGALAVARGRLNRLVH, from the coding sequence ATGCAGTCCCAGCCCCAGCAGCCCTCGCAACAGCGCTCACAGGTCTCGGTCGTCCTCATCGGCTACAACGACGCCGCACGGGTCACCGACGCCGTACGCTCCGCCCTCTCCCAGGGCCCCGCCGTCCGCGAGGTGATCGCCGTCGACGACTGTTCGACGGACGGCAGCGGCGAACTCCTCCGGCACCTGGCGGACGACGAACCACGCCTGAAGGTGCTGCGCCGCGCCACGAACAGCGGCGGCTGCGGCACCCCGCGCAACGACGGCATCGACAACGCCTCGGCCCCGTACGTCATGTTCCTGGACAGCGACGACGTGCTGCCGCCCGGCGCCGTCGACGCCCTGCTCGGCGCGGCCCTCACCCACGGCACCGAGGTCGCCGCCGGTCTGTGCGTGCGCCGCGAGCTCCCCTCGGGCCGCGACATCCCGTGGCAGCCCGAGCTGTACGCCGAGGCCACCGTGATCCCCCACCCGGAGCGCCGCCCCCGCCTCGTCCACGACACGCTCTGCGTCAACAAGCTCTACCGCACGGACTTCCTGCGCGAGCGCGGGATCCGCTTCCCCGACGGCCACTTCGTCTACGAGGACTTCGTCTTCACCGCGCGCGTGCTCGCCGCCGGACCGCGCATCGCGCTCGTCCCCGACACGGTCTACGTCTGGAACGTGCGCCGCGACGCCGACCGCCTGTCGCTCTCCCTCGACCGGGCCGGACTCGACAACTGGACCGCCCGCATCGAGGCGCACCGCCAGTCCGTCGACATCCTCCTGACCGCCTCGCACAAGCGCCTCGCCCGCGCGGCCCGCACCCGGTTCCTCGACCACAGCCTGCGCATGTACGCCCGCGAGCTCGACCTGCGCAGCCCCGAGTACCGCGCCGAGTGGTGGGACCGCACCCGCGCCTACCTCGCCACGTTCGACACGGCCGACATCGACGCGGCGCCCGCCCCCGGCCGCGTCATCGCGCGCGTGATCCTCGCTTCCGACCACCCGCGCGACCTGTCCCGCCTCAAGGAGTTCGCGGCCCGCCCCGCCCGCCTGCGCCCGCCCTACGCACGCGCCTCCGACGGCACGCCCATCTGGTCCGACGACCTCCCCCAGGTCACCCTTGAACATCTCCTCGAACGCCCCATGGGCCTGCTCCCCATCGCCATAGAGGCGGAACTGCGGCCACGCGCGCGTGGCTCACGGCTGCGGCTGCGCCTGCACGAGTTGTACGGGCGCGTCGCCGAGGCGGGCCCCGCCACCGTCGACATCGAGGTCATCGACCGCCTGCGCCGCCGCCCCGCCCGACGCCGCACGGTGACCTTCGTGCCCGGGCCCGACGCCGGGACCTGGGAGGCCGAGGCGTCCCTCGACCTGTCGGCGCTCGCCACCGGCACCTGGGACCTGCGCCTCCATGTGAACTTCGCCGACGGCACCAGCCGCGACGCCGGCGCCCACGCCGCCACCGGCCCCGGCCTCCTGCGCCGCACCGCCCTGCCGAGCCTGCGCCACGGCATGCTGCTCGCCCATCCGTACGCGACCCACTCCGGCGCCCTCGCCGTACGCCTCGCGCCCGGCGTACGCGGAGCCCTGGCGGTGGCACGCGGCCGCCTCAACCGCCTGGTTCACTAG
- the galE gene encoding UDP-glucose 4-epimerase GalE, whose amino-acid sequence MTWLITGGAGYIGAHVVRAMHEAGERTVVFDDLSTGNAARVPDGVPLVVASTLDADAVARAIAEHGITGVVHLAAKKQVAESVELPLHYYRENVEGLRVLLEAVTASGVPSFVFSSSAAVYGMPDVDLVTEDTPCLPMSPYGETKLAGEWLVRATGRAHRLATASLRYFNVAGAATPELADTGVFNLVPMVFEKLTDGEAPRIFGADYPTPDGTCVRDYIHVVDLAEAHVAAARRLSTAAPGTDLTLNIGRGEGVSVLEMVELINATTGHGADPVVTPRRPGDPARVVASADRVATELGWTAKRDVRDMVESAWQGWVRVHGTAVR is encoded by the coding sequence ATGACCTGGCTGATCACCGGCGGTGCCGGATACATCGGGGCGCACGTCGTCCGCGCCATGCACGAGGCGGGCGAGCGGACCGTGGTCTTCGACGACCTGTCCACCGGCAACGCCGCGCGCGTCCCGGACGGCGTACCCCTGGTCGTCGCCTCGACCCTGGACGCCGACGCCGTGGCGCGCGCCATCGCCGAACACGGCATCACCGGCGTCGTCCACCTCGCCGCGAAGAAGCAGGTCGCCGAGTCGGTGGAGCTGCCGCTGCACTACTACCGCGAGAACGTCGAGGGTCTGCGCGTCCTCCTGGAGGCGGTCACCGCGAGCGGCGTCCCGTCGTTCGTCTTCTCCTCGTCCGCCGCCGTGTACGGCATGCCCGACGTCGACCTGGTCACCGAGGACACCCCGTGCCTGCCGATGAGCCCGTACGGCGAGACGAAACTCGCCGGCGAGTGGCTGGTCCGCGCGACGGGCCGGGCCCACCGCCTGGCCACGGCCTCCCTGCGCTACTTCAACGTGGCGGGCGCGGCCACCCCCGAACTGGCCGACACCGGCGTCTTCAACCTCGTACCGATGGTCTTCGAGAAGCTCACCGACGGCGAGGCCCCGCGGATCTTCGGCGCGGACTACCCGACGCCGGACGGGACCTGCGTTCGCGACTACATCCACGTCGTCGACCTCGCCGAGGCCCATGTCGCCGCCGCCCGCCGCCTCTCCACCGCCGCCCCCGGCACCGACCTCACCCTCAACATCGGCCGCGGCGAAGGCGTCTCGGTCCTGGAGATGGTCGAGCTGATCAACGCGACGACCGGCCACGGCGCCGACCCCGTCGTCACCCCGCGCCGCCCCGGCGACCCGGCTCGCGTCGTCGCTTCCGCGGACCGCGTCGCGACGGAGCTCGGCTGGACGGCGAAGCGCGACGTGCGCGACATGGTCGAGTCGGCGTGGCAGGGCTGGGTCCGGGTCCACGGGACCGCCGTGAGGTGA
- a CDS encoding TetR/AcrR family transcriptional regulator: MTTNADSAKPARRRAPAGAAVLREDVTDAIRAAVFEELAAVGYARMSIEGIARRAGVGKTAVYRRWRSKLHLVLDLVSAIAVQGLPAPDTGSLEGDLRLLYEVTSRALKHPVAGQIIPDLQAEAARNPDIAEAMQKALREGQHGVANGIVRSAAARGEVRPDLDEDLALDLISGPLYWRAVVVRTPLPKGYLGKLASATAAGLKAL, from the coding sequence ATGACGACCAACGCCGACTCCGCCAAGCCAGCGCGTCGCCGGGCCCCCGCAGGGGCAGCCGTGCTCCGTGAGGATGTGACCGACGCCATCAGGGCGGCCGTCTTCGAAGAGCTCGCCGCCGTGGGCTACGCCCGTATGTCCATCGAGGGGATCGCGCGCCGCGCGGGCGTCGGCAAAACCGCCGTCTACCGCCGCTGGCGCTCCAAACTGCACCTGGTCCTGGACCTGGTCTCCGCCATAGCGGTCCAAGGCCTGCCGGCCCCGGACACGGGTTCCCTGGAGGGCGACCTGCGCCTCCTCTACGAGGTCACATCACGCGCCCTGAAGCACCCGGTCGCGGGCCAGATCATCCCCGACCTCCAGGCCGAGGCGGCCCGCAACCCGGACATCGCGGAGGCCATGCAGAAGGCGCTGCGCGAAGGCCAGCACGGAGTGGCGAACGGCATCGTGCGCAGCGCCGCCGCACGCGGGGAGGTCAGGCCCGACCTCGACGAGGACCTCGCCCTCGACCTGATCTCGGGCCCGTTGTACTGGCGCGCCGTGGTGGTGCGGACGCCGTTGCCCAAGGGGTACCTGGGGAAACTGGCTTCGGCTACGGCGGCGGGGTTGAAGGCGTTGTGA
- a CDS encoding ABC transporter permease encodes MSQAVDTPPPPAVIAPVEDPAELAARYGLSVSGARPSLAAYVGQLWQRRHFITAFATAKLTAQYSQAKLGQLWQVANPLLNAAVYYFIFGVLMNTKHNVPDYVPFLVTGVFVWTFTQSSIMAGTRAISGNLGLVRALHFPRAALPVSFALQQLQQLLFSMCALVVILFCFGVPPALSWFLVLPALLLQFVFNTGVALVMARMGARTPDIAQLMPFLLRTWMYTSGVMWSIDKVLKNQHLPHVVHVLLSANPAAVYIDLMRFALIDSFHRDQLPPHVWAIAAGWALLAGVGGFIYFWKAEETYGRG; translated from the coding sequence GTGAGTCAGGCAGTCGACACACCTCCCCCGCCGGCGGTCATCGCGCCGGTGGAAGATCCCGCGGAGCTGGCCGCGCGGTACGGCCTCTCGGTCAGCGGCGCGCGCCCGTCGCTCGCGGCGTACGTGGGCCAGCTCTGGCAGCGGCGCCACTTCATCACCGCCTTCGCGACGGCCAAGCTCACGGCGCAGTACAGCCAGGCGAAGCTGGGCCAGTTGTGGCAGGTGGCGAACCCGCTCCTGAACGCGGCGGTCTACTACTTCATCTTCGGCGTGCTGATGAATACGAAGCACAACGTGCCGGACTATGTGCCGTTCCTGGTCACCGGCGTGTTCGTGTGGACGTTCACGCAGAGCTCGATCATGGCGGGCACCCGCGCGATCTCCGGCAACCTCGGCCTCGTACGGGCGCTGCACTTCCCGCGCGCCGCGCTGCCGGTGTCGTTCGCGCTCCAGCAGCTCCAGCAGCTGCTGTTCTCGATGTGCGCGCTGGTGGTGATCCTGTTCTGCTTCGGCGTTCCGCCGGCCCTCTCGTGGTTCCTGGTCCTGCCGGCCCTGCTGCTCCAGTTCGTCTTCAACACCGGCGTGGCGCTCGTCATGGCGAGGATGGGCGCGCGGACGCCGGACATCGCGCAGCTGATGCCGTTCCTGCTGCGTACGTGGATGTACACGTCCGGCGTGATGTGGAGCATCGACAAGGTGCTCAAGAACCAGCACCTGCCGCACGTCGTGCACGTACTGCTGTCCGCGAACCCGGCCGCCGTCTACATCGACCTGATGCGCTTCGCCCTGATCGACAGCTTCCACCGCGATCAGCTGCCGCCCCACGTGTGGGCGATCGCGGCCGGGTGGGCGCTGCTCGCGGGCGTCGGCGGGTTCATCTACTTCTGGAAGGCAGAGGAGACGTACGGCCGTGGCTGA